A window of the Ostrea edulis chromosome 1, xbOstEdul1.1, whole genome shotgun sequence genome harbors these coding sequences:
- the LOC125680616 gene encoding uncharacterized protein LOC125680616 isoform X2 — protein sequence MYESDRILACSVNDVHDVYLTGMVAAAMKQKVTYSYKIRIDKNTGDPLNSHCECPAGRGPHGTCKHIAAVCLMMEDFTHNGKIRVAKSATENLMSFNKPKSSYRGSPVKAEKLPSKRKYASDFFDDPRPQKYRNDGSFNDRVRNIVTIYCSKTSKDLSIRYLYSRADIQVDENQVEFIEIATRGQDKNPRWFQERMWRLTASRFSEICKSTCRRNTTKRCNSLLNSNLQSQAILHGKNYEKKALRQFETGYNVVTSECGLFVCMEHPFLGASPDAIVDKDAVVEIKCPFTGRNENVKPGPNFKYLMYDRNGNIVLKPSSNYFDQVQGQLYIANHSFCFFVVYTFCDLFVQKIYLGRSYVENSLLPKLRLSLKNISDHTLLPEFKTM from the exons ATGTACGAAAGTGACAGGATTTTGGCATGCTCTGTGAACGACGTACATGATGTTTATTTGACTGGGATGGTTGCAGCAGCAATGAAACAGAAA gTTACCTATAGTTATAAAATAAGGATTGATAAGAACACTGGTGATCCCCTCAACTCGCATTGTGAATGCCCAGCTGGAAGAGGCCCTCATGGCACCTGTAAACATATAGCAGCCGTTTGTTTAATGATGGAGGATTTCACACATAATGGGAAGATCAGAGTTGCGAAGTCAGCCACAGAGAATCTAATGTCCTTCAATAAGCCAAAATCATCATATAGAG GTTCACCTGTTAAGGCAGAGAAGCTGCCATCcaaaagaaaatatgcaagTGATTTTTTTGATGATCCACGACCACAGAAGTACAGAAACGATGGTTCCTTTAATGACAGAGTGAGAAATATTGTAACCATTTACTGCAGCAAAACATCAAAAGACCTTTCCATACGATATCTATATTCAAGGGCAGATATTCAG GTTGATGAAAATCAAGTAGAGTTTATCGAGATTGCAACGAGGGGACAAGACAAGAATCCTAGATGGTTTCAAGAGAGAATGTGGAGATTGACAGCCTCAAGATTTAGTGAAATTTGTAAATCTACTTGTCGACGGAATACAACAAAACGATGCAACTCTTTACTGAACTCAAATTTGCAATCACAGGCAATTCTTCATGGAAAGAACTATGAAAAGAAAGCATTAAGGCAGTTTGAAACAGGgtacaatgttgttacaagtgAATGTGGCCTATTTGTTTGCATGGAACACCCATTTTTAGGAGCATCTCCAGATGCCATAGTTGATAAAGATGCTGTTGTAGAAATAAAGTGTCCATTTACTGGTAGGAATGAGAATGTAAAGCCTGGTCCTAATTTTAAGTATCTTATGTATGATCGGAATGGAAACATTGTTTTGAAGCCATCGAGTAATTATTTTGATCAAGTACAGGGTCAGTTGTACATTGCTAATCAtagtttttgtttctttgttgtatACACATTTTGTGATTTGTTTGTACAAAAAATTTACCTTGGCAGAAGTTATGTAGAGAATTCTTTGTTACCAAAACTTAgactttctttgaaaaatatttcagaccATACATTGCTTCCAGAATTT
- the LOC125680616 gene encoding uncharacterized protein LOC125680616 isoform X1, which yields MQDFRYDIRVLRSTCILCIGDRQCVSDIKAIVKGRAMYESDRILACSVNDVHDVYLTGMVAAAMKQKVTYSYKIRIDKNTGDPLNSHCECPAGRGPHGTCKHIAAVCLMMEDFTHNGKIRVAKSATENLMSFNKPKSSYRGSPVKAEKLPSKRKYASDFFDDPRPQKYRNDGSFNDRVRNIVTIYCSKTSKDLSIRYLYSRADIQVDENQVEFIEIATRGQDKNPRWFQERMWRLTASRFSEICKSTCRRNTTKRCNSLLNSNLQSQAILHGKNYEKKALRQFETGYNVVTSECGLFVCMEHPFLGASPDAIVDKDAVVEIKCPFTGRNENVKPGPNFKYLMYDRNGNIVLKPSSNYFDQVQGQLYIANHSFCFFVVYTFCDLFVQKIYLGRSYVENSLLPKLRLSLKNISDHTLLPEFKTM from the exons ATGCAGGATTTTAGATATGATATTAGAGTACtcagaagtacatgtattttatgcaTAGGTGACAGACAGTGTGTCAGTGATATCAAAGCAATTGTGAAAGGCCGTGCAATGTACGAAAGTGACAGGATTTTGGCATGCTCTGTGAACGACGTACATGATGTTTATTTGACTGGGATGGTTGCAGCAGCAATGAAACAGAAA gTTACCTATAGTTATAAAATAAGGATTGATAAGAACACTGGTGATCCCCTCAACTCGCATTGTGAATGCCCAGCTGGAAGAGGCCCTCATGGCACCTGTAAACATATAGCAGCCGTTTGTTTAATGATGGAGGATTTCACACATAATGGGAAGATCAGAGTTGCGAAGTCAGCCACAGAGAATCTAATGTCCTTCAATAAGCCAAAATCATCATATAGAG GTTCACCTGTTAAGGCAGAGAAGCTGCCATCcaaaagaaaatatgcaagTGATTTTTTTGATGATCCACGACCACAGAAGTACAGAAACGATGGTTCCTTTAATGACAGAGTGAGAAATATTGTAACCATTTACTGCAGCAAAACATCAAAAGACCTTTCCATACGATATCTATATTCAAGGGCAGATATTCAG GTTGATGAAAATCAAGTAGAGTTTATCGAGATTGCAACGAGGGGACAAGACAAGAATCCTAGATGGTTTCAAGAGAGAATGTGGAGATTGACAGCCTCAAGATTTAGTGAAATTTGTAAATCTACTTGTCGACGGAATACAACAAAACGATGCAACTCTTTACTGAACTCAAATTTGCAATCACAGGCAATTCTTCATGGAAAGAACTATGAAAAGAAAGCATTAAGGCAGTTTGAAACAGGgtacaatgttgttacaagtgAATGTGGCCTATTTGTTTGCATGGAACACCCATTTTTAGGAGCATCTCCAGATGCCATAGTTGATAAAGATGCTGTTGTAGAAATAAAGTGTCCATTTACTGGTAGGAATGAGAATGTAAAGCCTGGTCCTAATTTTAAGTATCTTATGTATGATCGGAATGGAAACATTGTTTTGAAGCCATCGAGTAATTATTTTGATCAAGTACAGGGTCAGTTGTACATTGCTAATCAtagtttttgtttctttgttgtatACACATTTTGTGATTTGTTTGTACAAAAAATTTACCTTGGCAGAAGTTATGTAGAGAATTCTTTGTTACCAAAACTTAgactttctttgaaaaatatttcagaccATACATTGCTTCCAGAATTT